The proteins below come from a single Mya arenaria isolate MELC-2E11 chromosome 6, ASM2691426v1 genomic window:
- the LOC128239180 gene encoding beta-1,4-N-acetylgalactosaminyltransferase bre-4-like, producing MARRCYGSTSVVAFLMVCAALVSVINVGQLSVFLRTKRHTAYGPDTGLYSIGYTLRGNLSMESCQAVPDSLVGKLNIDLGAALKSPTPSKYQDMLPGGAWSPKSCVSRQRISIIIPFRDRQAHLDILVYNLVPVLKRQKVAFRIFVVEQFGNKTFNKGRLMNIGFTEARKHDEFDCFIFHDVDLIPEDDRNMYTCSDNPRHMSPALDKFNYTMLYKSLVGGVLSFRDKHFTKVNGYSNLYWGWGAEDDDMHKRLSASKLSVERPSITIGRYTMIKHDKKDVSSVRLSLLKTSTTRYLKDGLNTLEYKLVETRLEKLWTRIIANVGDPPKNQTENPL from the exons ATGGCGCGGCGATGTTATGGATCTACAtctgttgttgcttttttaatGGTTTGTGCAGCCCTTGTAAGTGTTATTAATGTAGGGCAATTAAGTGTCTTTCTTAGAACGAAACGGCATACTGCTTATGGGCCGGATACCGGTTTATATTCTATAGGATATACATTAAGAGGAAATTTGTCTATGGAATCTTGTCAGGCTGTTCCAGATTCACTTG TAGGAAAACTTAACATTGACCTTGGGGCGGCACTAAAATCTCCAACGCCTTCGAAATACCAGGATATGTTGCCAGGTGGCGCATGGAGTCCGAAGAGCTGCGTATCTCGGCAACGGATATCAATCATCATACCTTTTCGTGACAGGCAGGCACATTTGGACATTTTAGTATACAATCTTGTTCCGGTATTGAAACGACAAAAAGTTGCCTTCCGGATATTTGTGGTAGAACAG tTTGGTAacaaaaccttcaacaaagGTCGGCTAATGAACATCGGGTTTACGGAAGCGCGGAAGCACGATGAGTTTGACTGCTTCATCTTCCACGACGTCGATCTCATACCGGAAGACGACAGGAATATGTACACGTGCTCTGATAACCCTCGTCACATGTCCCCGGCCCTGGATAAGTTTAATTATAC AATGCTGTACAAGAgtctggtgggtggggtactCAGCTTCCGGGATAAACATTTCACCAAAGTAAATGGCTATTCGAACCTTTACTGGGGCTGGGGTGCTGAGGATGACGATATGCACAAAAG ACTTTCAGCCTCGAAGTTAAGTGTTGAACGGCCCTCAATTACTATTGGACGgtatacaatgataaaacacgACAAAAAAGATGTTTCCTCAGTCAG ATTGAGCCTGTTAAAAACATCGACAACACGATACTTAAAAGACGGCCTCAATACTTTGGAGTACAAATTGGTTGAAACCCGGCTTGAGAAGTTGTGGACACGTATAATAGCGAATGTGGGTGATCCCCCGAAAAATCAGACCGAGAATCCGCTTTGA